One Glycine max cultivar Williams 82 chromosome 4, Glycine_max_v4.0, whole genome shotgun sequence DNA segment encodes these proteins:
- the LOC100780090 gene encoding pentatricopeptide repeat-containing protein At4g39952, mitochondrial: MVIRMSKAYDAGELILVSKHIRTLDSLLRFHALTVTSGHSTNLFMASKLISLYDSLNNDPSSCSTLFHSLPSKDTFLYNSFLKSLFSRSLFPRVLSLFSHMRASNLSPNHFTLPIVVSAAAHLTLLPHGASLHALASKTGLFHSSASFVSLYSRCGRMELARKVFDEIPKRDVVAWTALIIGHVHNGEPEKGLRCLRHVHGVVEDDEKPNAKTWEGGFLACGNLGAVSEGSCLHGVVVKNGVASFIQSSVLDMYSKCGVPREAYRSFCEVIHKDLLCWTSVIGVYARIGMMGECLRLFREMQENEIRPDGVVVGCVLSGFGNSMDVFQGKAFHGVIIRRYYVDDEKVNDSLLFMYCKFGMLSLAERIFPLCQGSGDGWNFMVFGYGKVGENVKCVELFREMQWLGIHSETIGIASAIASCAQLGAVNLGRSIHCNVIKGFLDGKNISVTNSLVEMYGKCGKMTFAWRIFNTSETDVVSWNTLISSHVHIKQHEEAVNLFSKMVREDQKPNTATLVVVLSACSHLASLEKGERVHCYINESGFTLNLPLGTALIDMYAKCGQLQKSRMVFDSMMEKDVICWNAMISGYGMNGYAESALEIFQHMEESNVMPNGITFLSLLSACAHAGLVEEGKYMFARMKSYSVNPNLKHYTCMVDLLGRYGNVQEAEAMVLSMPISPDGGVWGALLGHCKTHNQIEMGIRIAKYAIDLEPENDGYYIIMANMYSFIGRWEEAENVRRTMKERCSMGKKAGWSLL, encoded by the coding sequence ATGGTGATACGCATGTCGAAGGCTTACGATGCAGGTGAACTGATCTTGGTCTCGAAGCACATCAGAACCCTAGATTCCCTCCTCCGCTTCCACGCGCTGACGGTTACAAGCGGCCACTCCACGAACCTTTTCATGGCCTCAAAGCTGATATCTCTATACGATTCTCTGAACAACGATCCCAGTTCATGTTCCACACTCTTCCACTCTCTTCCCTCCAAAGACACATTCCTCTACAACTCCTTCCTCAAATCCCTCTTCTCCCGCTCCCTCTTCCCTCGCGTCCTCTCCCTCTTCTCCCACATGCGCGCCTCCAACCTCTCCCCCAACCACTTCACCCTACCCATCGTCGTCTCCGCCGCCGCGCACCTCACGCTCCTCCCCCACGGCGCATCACTCCACGCCCTCGCTTCCAAAACCGGCCTCTTCCATTCTTCCGCTTCCTTCGTTTCACTCTACTCGCGCTGTGGCCGAATGGAACTTGCACGCAAGGTGTTCGATGAAATTCCCAAAAGGGACGTGGTTGCTTGGACTGCACTCATCATCGGGCACGTGCACAACGGGGAGCCTGAGAAGGGTTTGAGGTGTCTCCGTCACGTGCATGGGgttgttgaagatgatgagaaGCCCAATGCTAAAACGTGGGAGGGTGGGTTTCTCGCGTGTGGGAACCTCGGTGCTGTGAGCGAAGGCTCGTGTTTGCATGGGGTGGTTGTCAAAAATGGGGTTGCTTCTTTTATACAGTCTTCGGTTTTGGATATGTATTCCAAATGCGGGGTTCCCCGAGAAGCGTATCGGTCCTTTTGTGAGGTGATTCACAAAGATCTTCTGTGCTGGACGTCCGTCATCGGGGTTTATGCGAGGATTGGGATGATGGGGGAGTGTCTGAGGTTGTTTAGGGAAATGCAGGAAAATGAAATACGCCCAGATGGGGTTGTTGTTGGTTGTGTGCTTTCGGGCTTTGGTAATTCCATGGATGTGTTTCAAGGGAAAGCGTTTCATGGAGTCATTATAAGGAGATATTATGTGGATGATGAGAAAGTTAATGATTCGCTGTTGTTTATGTACTGCAAGTTTGGAATGTTAAGTTTGGCAGAGAGGATTTTTCCGTTGTGCCAAGGGAGTGGAGATGGCTGGAATTTTATGGTTTTTGGGTATGGTAAAGTAGGGGAGAATGTGAAATGTGTTGAGCTCTTCAGGGAGATGCAGTGGTTAGGTATTCATTCCGAAACAATTGGCATAGCTTCGGCAATTGCCTCATGTGCCCAGTTAGGAGCAGTTAATTTGGGTAGGTCGATTCATTGCAATGTGATAAAGGGTTTTTTGGATGGTAAAAACATTTCAGTCACCAACTCACTCGTAGAGATGTATGGAAAATGTGGTAAGATGACCTTTGCTTGGAGGATATTTAATACATCGGAGACAGATGTTGTATCATGGAACACTTTGATTTCATCTCATGTTCACATCAAGCAGCATGAAGAGGCTGtaaatttatttagtaaaatggttAGGGAAGACCAGAAGCCCAATACAGCCACACTTGTGGTAGTGCTTTCAGCTTGTTCTCACCTTGCATCTCTAGAGAAAGGAGAAAGGGTTCACTGCTACATAAATGAAAGTGGTTTTACACTCAATTTACCTCTCGGCACAGCATTGATTGATATGTATGCTAAGTGTGGGCAACTGCAAAAATCAAGAATGGTATTTGACTCTATGATGGAGAAGGATGTGATTTGCTGGAATGCGATGATTTCAGGCTATGGAATGAATGGATATGCAGAATCTGCTTTGGAGATATTCCAACATATGGAGGAATCAAATGTTATGCCCAATGGAATTACcttcctctctcttctctcagcATGTGCCCATGCAGGGCTTGTTGAAGAAGGCAAATACATGTTTGCCAGAATGAAGAGTTATTCTGTGAATCCCAATTTAAAGCACTACACTTGTATGGTAGATCTTTTGGGAAGGTATGGTAATGTACAAGAAGCAGAAGCCATGGTCCTATCCATGCCCATTTCTCCGGATGGTGGTGTTTGGGGAGCTTTGTTAGGTCATTGTAAAACTCACAATCAAATTGAGATGGGAATAAGAATTGCGAAGTATGCTATTGACTTGGAACCAGAAAACGACGGCTACTATATAATCATGGCCAATATGTATAGCTTCATTGGGAGGTGGGAAGAAGCAGAAAATGTGAGAAGGACGATGAAAGAGAGGTGTTCAATGGGAAAGAAAGCTGGTTGGAGTCTGCTCTGA
- the LOC100818576 gene encoding U-box domain-containing protein 12 has product MAKCHQNNVGSIALDHRHSAKNATAAGHFRVLRRLIFDAVSCGGTSRYRYRQRGGDVSDGGDFSSAACHTEKEERSEKLSDLLNAAENKMAAAEEEKKKEEALAELKQVVKELREEDFRKQRIAAARVRSLAKEDSEARVNLAMLGAIPPLVGMLDSEDAHSQIASLYALLNLGIGNDANKAAIVKIGAVHKMLKLIESSGLDSSVSEAIVANFLGLSALDSNKPIIGSSGAIPFLVRTLTNLNDSKSTSQSQSQVKQDAMRALYNLSICQSNVSVVLETDLVWFLVSTIGDMEVSERSLAILSNLVSTPEGRKAISSVRDAIPILVDALSWTDSPECQEKASYVLMIMAHKAYGDRRVMIEAGIVSSLLELTLVGTTLAQKRASRILECLRIDKGKQVSGSYGGNFNLGVSAPICGSSSSSSKGCLVEEDGIMSEEKKAVKQLVQQSLQSNMIKIVKRANLRHDFVTSTHFASLTSKSLPF; this is encoded by the exons ATGGCAAAGTGTCATCAGAACAACGTCGGATCCATCGCTCTTGACCACCGCCACTCCGCCAAAAATGCCACCGCCGCCGGCCACTTCCGCGTGCTCCGCCGCTTGATCTTCGACGCCGTCAGCTGCGGCGGCACCTCTCGCTACCGGTATCGCCAGCGCGGTGGCGATGTCAGCGACGGCGGTGACTTCAGCTCAGCGGCGTGCCACACAGAGAAGGAGGAGAGGTCGGAGAAGCTATCGGATCTTCTGAACGCCGCGGAGAATAAAATGGCGGCGGCggaggaggagaagaagaaggaagaggcACTGGCGGAACTGAAGCAAGTGGTGAAGGAGCTGCGCGAAGAAGACTTTAGGAAGCAGCGAATCGCCGCTGCGAGAGTGAGGTCACTAGCGAAGGAAGATTCGGAAGCGAGAGTGAATCTCGCAATGCTCGGAGCAATTCCTCCTCTCGTCGGGATGCTCGATTCAGAAGACGCTCATTCTCAAATCGCATCGCTCTACGCATTGCTCAATCTCGGAATCGGCAACGATGC AAATAAAGCGGCTATAGTGAAAATTGGTGCGGTGCACAAGATGCTGAAGCTAATCGAATCGAGCGGTTTAGATTCGTCGGTGTCTGAAGCGATTGTTGCAAATTTCCTCGGATTAAGCGCTTTGGATTCGAACAAACCGATAATTGGATCCTCCGGTGCAATACCGTTCCTAGTTAGAACCCTAACGAATTTAAACGATAGTAAAAGCACGTCTCAATCCCAATCGCAAGTGAAGCAAGATGCTATGCGAGCTTTGTACAATCTCTCGATCTGTCAGAGCAACGTTTCAGTAGTTTTGGAAACAGATTTGGTTTGGTTTCTAGTGTCCACAATAGGAGACATGGAAGTGAGCGAGAGAAGTCTCGCGATTCTGAGCAATTTAGTGTCGACTCCGGAGGGTAGAAAAGCGATTAGCAGCGTTCGCGACGCGATTCCGATTCTTGTGGACGCGTTGAGTTGGACGGACTCGCCGGAGTGCCAAGAGAAGGCGTCGTACGTTTTGATGATAATGGCGCACAAAGCGTACGGTGACAGGCGGGTGATGATAGAGGCAGGGATAGTGTCGTCGCTGCTTGAGTTAACGCTGGTGGGAACCACGCTGGCTCAAAAGAGAGCCTCCAGAATATTGGAGTGTTTGAGGATAGACAAAGGGAAACAGGTTTCTGGAAGTTACGGTGGAAACTTTAACTTGGGTGTCTCTGCTCCTATTTGtggatcttcttcttcttcgtcgaAAGGGTGCTTGGTGGAGGAAGATGGGATCATGAGTGAGGAAAAGAAAGCGGTGAAGCAGTTAGTGCAGCAGAGTTTGCAGAGCAATATGATCAAGATTGTCAAGAGGGCTAACTTGCGTCACGATTTTGTTACATCTACCCATTTTGCTTCACTCACTTCCAAGAGTCTCCCATTTTGA